The genomic stretch AATCCCGGCGTCGGGTTCCTGCTCCTGTCCATCATCACCCTGACGACGGGCACGGCCTTCCTGATGTGGATAGGCGAGCAGATCAGCGAGCACGGGATCGGCAACGGCATCTCCCTGCTCATCTTCGTGGGCATCGTGGCGGATATGCCGTCGTCGGTGCGCAATGTTTTCCGGATGATCGGAAACGACCAGATGAGCCCGATTCTTGCGGTGATGCTGGTGGGCGTGATGGTGCTGGTGGTGGCGGGCGCCATCATGGTGACGACCGGACAGCGCCGCATCCCGGTGCAGTATCCCCGGCAGATCAAGGGCCGGGGCATGACGGGCGGGACGCGGACCTATCTCCCCCTGCGGGTGAACCAGGCGGGTGTCATCCCGATCATTTTCGCCAGCTCGATTCTGATGCTGCCCGGCAGCATCGCGCAGAACATCAAAATCCCCTTCATTGAATACTGGGTGAACTGGCTGTTCAACCCCTATGGGATACCGTACAACCTCATTTACGCCGGTCTGATCATCTTCTTCTCCTTCTTCTACACGGCCATCACGTTCAACCCGGTCGAGATGGCGGACAACATGAAGAAGTACGGCGGCGTGATTGTGGGCGTGCGCCCGGGCAAGGCGACGGCGGAGTACCTGAACAAGGTTATGGTGCGGATCACGACGAGCGGCTCCATATTCCTGGCGGGTGTTGCGCTGATACCCATGGTCCTGTTTGCGGTGCTTCAGGTGCAGGACCCGAACCTGACACATTTCTTCGGCGGCACGACCCTGCTGATTCTGGTGGGCGTGGGCCTGGACACGGTGAAACAGATTGAGCAGCACCTGGTGATGCGGCATTACGAGGGCTTCGGCACGAGCCGGGGCGGCCGGGTCCGGTCTCGCCGCTGACGGCGGTTTCGGCGGGCCGGCGCGTGAAAAGGCGTCCGTCCCTGTGTTATAATTGAATACTTTGCGCCAACAACGGCGCCTGAGCCCTGTCCGGCCGGCGCCCCGGGTGATTGCGGTCCGATGATAGCGATTCGCAGCGAACGAGAGATAGGCCTTCTCCGCGAGGCGAACGCCATAGTGGCCGAGGTCCATGATCTTCTTTCGGAGATGGTGGTTCCGGGCGTCACCACGGGCGAGCTGGACCGCGCGGCCGAGGCGCTGATACTGGCGCGCGGCGCGAAACCGGCGTTCAAGGGCTACCGGGGTTACCCGGCGACCCTGTGCGTGTCGGTCGAGAGCGAGGTGGTGCACGGCATTCCCGGCCGGCGGGCGCTGCGCGCGGGCGAGATAGTGAGCATAGACGTGGGCACCCTTTTCCGGGGCTACTACGGCGACGCCGCCGTGACCCACGCCTGCGGGCGTGTGGACGGGCAGCGGCTGCGGCTGATGGAGGCGACGGACCTGTCGCTGGCGAGGGCGGTGGCCGCTGCGCGCGCGGGAAACAACCTGCGCGAGATAGGCCGGGCGGTGCAGCGCACGTGCAAGGCGGCAGGGTTCGGCGTGGTGCGTGATTTTGTGGGCCACGGCATCGGGACGGCGCTCCACGAGGAGCCGCAGGTGCTGAATTTTGACTCGGGCGAGCCGGGTCCGGTGCTTCGGCCGGGCATGGTGCTGGCCATAGAGCCGATGGTGAACATGGGCACGCACCGCGTGCGCGTGCTGAAGGACGGATGGACGGCGGTGACGGCGGACGGCAAGCCGAGCGCGCATTTTGAGCACAGCGTCGTGGTGCGCGAGCACGGCGGCGAGATACTGTCCCAGGGCACCCGCATACGGTGGGGGTGCCCGGATGGAAATGTTTTGCGGGCCGGGAGTCCGGCCGTTGAAACGGAGCGGTGATTGTTTAATTATTGGACCAAGGGATGAAAGAAGAGGCCATCGAGGTGGAAGGCACCGTGGTGGAGCCGCTTCCCAACGCGATGTTCCGCGTTGAGCTGAAGAACGGCCACATGCTGCTGGCGCACATCTCGGGCAAGATGCGCATGAACTACATCCGCATCCTGCCCGGCGACACGGTCAAGGTGGAGATGTCCCCGTATGATTTGACGCGGGGCCGGATCACCTACCGGCAGAAGTAGCCGCCGCCCCCGTGCGGGGCGCGACGGCGCGTAAAAGGACACAGGCAACGCCCGCCGGTTTGGCGGGCGCACGGAAACGGCCCCGAGGGGCCGCCACAATGCGCCGCGAGGCGCGCAGTTGGGAGAAGCGTTTCATGGCACGTATCATCGGCGTGGATTTGCCCCGCGAGAAGCGGATCGAGGCGGGTTTGCAGTACATTTACGGCATCGGCCCGGCGCGGGCGCGCCAGGTGCTTGCGGCGACGGGGATAGACCCGGACCTCCGTGTCCGCGACCTGACCGACGAGCAGGCGTCGAATCTTGCGACCCTTATACAGGCCGAGTACAAGGTGGAGGGCGACCTGCGCCGCGAAATCGGCGCGAACATCAAGCGGCTGATGGAAATCGGAAGCTACCGCGGCAACCGCCACAAACGGGGCCTTCCGGTCAACGGGCAGCGCACGAGCACCAACGCTCGGACGCGCAAAGGCCCGCGCCGCCTCGCCGTCGTCAAGAAGAAATAACGCACCGGACGACGCCCGCGCACCGCGCGGGCGCCCGATGAGACACAGCGGGGCGCGCCGCGCCGCCGCGCAAGGAGACCAG from Candidatus Hydrogenedentota bacterium encodes the following:
- the secY gene encoding preprotein translocase subunit SecY — protein: MAEPIEAFRNAFKIPELRSRILFTLFMLVLFRLGAFVPMPGVDGSALMEMLGRTGAGLLGFYDMFTGGAFSRATVFALGIMPYITASIILSLLIPVIPALESLQKTGQEGQRKITEYTRYGTIALCIVQSIGIGVYLQSMGRQIVPNPGVGFLLLSIITLTTGTAFLMWIGEQISEHGIGNGISLLIFVGIVADMPSSVRNVFRMIGNDQMSPILAVMLVGVMVLVVAGAIMVTTGQRRIPVQYPRQIKGRGMTGGTRTYLPLRVNQAGVIPIIFASSILMLPGSIAQNIKIPFIEYWVNWLFNPYGIPYNLIYAGLIIFFSFFYTAITFNPVEMADNMKKYGGVIVGVRPGKATAEYLNKVMVRITTSGSIFLAGVALIPMVLFAVLQVQDPNLTHFFGGTTLLILVGVGLDTVKQIEQHLVMRHYEGFGTSRGGRVRSRR
- the map gene encoding type I methionyl aminopeptidase, which encodes MIAIRSEREIGLLREANAIVAEVHDLLSEMVVPGVTTGELDRAAEALILARGAKPAFKGYRGYPATLCVSVESEVVHGIPGRRALRAGEIVSIDVGTLFRGYYGDAAVTHACGRVDGQRLRLMEATDLSLARAVAAARAGNNLREIGRAVQRTCKAAGFGVVRDFVGHGIGTALHEEPQVLNFDSGEPGPVLRPGMVLAIEPMVNMGTHRVRVLKDGWTAVTADGKPSAHFEHSVVVREHGGEILSQGTRIRWGCPDGNVLRAGSPAVETER
- the infA gene encoding translation initiation factor IF-1, encoding MKEEAIEVEGTVVEPLPNAMFRVELKNGHMLLAHISGKMRMNYIRILPGDTVKVEMSPYDLTRGRITYRQK
- the rpsM gene encoding 30S ribosomal protein S13, giving the protein MARIIGVDLPREKRIEAGLQYIYGIGPARARQVLAATGIDPDLRVRDLTDEQASNLATLIQAEYKVEGDLRREIGANIKRLMEIGSYRGNRHKRGLPVNGQRTSTNARTRKGPRRLAVVKKK